Proteins encoded together in one Prevotella scopos JCM 17725 window:
- a CDS encoding aminotransferase class IV — MCQYIETIRVIDGCVCNLAYHEQRMNRTRKEMLGQPEPLRIADLLQPVSLPMECSKLRFVYDKKGIHDITCTPYICKEINSLHLVYDNNISYPYKSTDRSALNELKKQQGDCDEILIVRNNHLTDTSYTNIALYDGEQWFTPSTPLLYGTMRQRLLDCGLLQEREIMVSDIPNYQYISLFNAMISLGEVILPVDKIK, encoded by the coding sequence ATGTGCCAATATATTGAGACAATAAGGGTAATAGACGGCTGTGTCTGCAATCTTGCCTACCACGAACAGCGGATGAACCGCACACGTAAGGAAATGTTAGGACAGCCAGAACCGCTGCGTATAGCAGACCTTCTGCAGCCTGTTAGCTTACCCATGGAATGCTCGAAACTACGCTTTGTCTATGATAAAAAGGGCATCCACGACATCACTTGTACTCCTTATATATGTAAGGAAATCAACTCTTTACACCTTGTCTACGACAACAATATCAGCTATCCCTACAAGAGTACTGACCGATCGGCACTTAACGAACTAAAAAAACAGCAAGGTGACTGTGACGAAATACTTATTGTTCGCAACAATCACCTTACAGATACTTCCTATACTAACATTGCACTCTATGATGGAGAACAATGGTTTACACCCTCTACACCACTCCTTTACGGTACGATGCGCCAACGACTGCTCGACTGTGGACTGCTTCAAGAGCGTGAAATCATGGTCTCTGACATTCCTAACTATCAGTATATAAGCCTCTTCAATGCCATGATTTCATTGGGAGAAGTTATACTACCAGTTGATAAGATTAAGTAA
- a CDS encoding reverse transcriptase family protein → MATRTINGKEYTKVDFENKLRHLSDAQELAAMLNELKLPWYYSDFRGKQLSFLADTNNVQRRCKTFRLRKKHGGYREITAPKGGLRGILNALNILLQTYDEPTPWAFGFVCGRSVVDNARPHVGKRYILNLDLKDFFPTITRQQVADCLTAEPFGFSSLAAKLISGLATVHTKNNEEVLAQGFATSPTLSNFICREMDKEIASIATAQGITFTRYADDLTFSADTDILRPQGELVQQVKTIVERYGFRLNEEKTHLQRRGRRQEVTGLMVTEKVNVSRRYVREIRSLLYIWERYGYEDACQAAWKSYRQQHGKTKEYLYFVPLNAVLRGKLNYMKMVRGADDPLYQRFVSRYNALQKTNKREVKEVTYKAYMGKYLSNSTRDKKRKRILNFILMVIILVAIILIKLFLKSLL, encoded by the coding sequence ATGGCTACCAGAACAATAAACGGAAAGGAATATACAAAGGTTGATTTTGAGAATAAACTGCGCCATTTAAGCGATGCACAGGAACTTGCAGCGATGCTGAACGAGCTGAAGTTACCTTGGTATTATTCTGACTTTCGTGGTAAACAACTAAGTTTTTTAGCTGATACCAATAATGTCCAACGACGTTGTAAGACTTTCCGACTTCGCAAAAAGCACGGCGGCTATCGCGAGATTACGGCTCCGAAAGGAGGTCTTCGTGGTATATTAAATGCACTCAATATATTACTTCAGACCTATGATGAGCCTACTCCTTGGGCGTTTGGCTTTGTCTGTGGTCGTTCTGTGGTTGATAATGCGCGTCCACATGTGGGGAAACGTTATATTCTAAACCTTGATTTAAAGGATTTCTTCCCCACTATTACACGCCAGCAGGTGGCTGACTGTCTGACGGCAGAGCCTTTTGGCTTCTCGTCATTGGCTGCAAAACTCATCTCTGGGTTGGCTACTGTGCACACAAAGAACAATGAAGAAGTTTTAGCACAGGGCTTTGCTACATCGCCAACGCTGTCGAACTTTATTTGTCGGGAGATGGATAAGGAGATAGCGAGCATAGCTACTGCACAAGGAATTACCTTTACCCGTTATGCTGATGACCTCACTTTCAGTGCTGACACAGACATCCTTCGTCCGCAGGGAGAGCTTGTACAGCAGGTAAAGACTATCGTTGAGCGTTATGGTTTCCGACTGAATGAAGAGAAAACCCACTTGCAACGTCGTGGAAGACGGCAGGAGGTAACAGGCTTGATGGTAACGGAGAAAGTGAATGTAAGCCGCCGTTACGTACGTGAAATCCGTTCCTTGCTGTATATCTGGGAGCGTTACGGCTATGAAGATGCCTGTCAGGCTGCGTGGAAGAGCTACAGACAGCAGCATGGAAAGACAAAGGAATATCTTTATTTCGTACCTCTTAATGCTGTTCTGAGGGGTAAACTGAACTACATGAAGATGGTGCGTGGAGCCGATGACCCACTCTATCAGCGTTTTGTTAGTCGTTATAACGCTTTACAGAAAACGAACAAACGAGAGGTAAAAGAGGTGACATATAAGGCTTATATGGGTAAGTATCTTTCTAATTCAACAAGAGATAAAAAGAGGAAACGCATTCTTAACTTTATATTGATGGTGATTATATTGGTTGCTATTATACTCATCAAATTGTTTTTAAAATCACTTCTGTAA
- a CDS encoding aminodeoxychorismate synthase component I has translation MILYDRERAIQRMNTLAKEDKDFIFIINYKADGAYIEESTDINPHELLFAFPSLSNIPECESYSNEAVEWHTEPLTRDDYEQRINLVKQREREGDSYLANLTCKIPVRTNLSLHDIFMRSKALYRCWMKEKFVCFSPEIFVRINKEGLISSFPMKGTIDATRPEAEKELMENKKEAAEHATIVDLIRNDLSIIAEQVQVKRYRYVDHLTTNKGEILQTSSEITGQLPMDYRENIGTLLFHLLPAGSITGAPKPRTMEIIDEAEGYERDFYTGVMGCYSKGQLDSAVMIRFIDQDKDGQLHYKAGGGITAQSNNDDEYKEVIEKVYVPIY, from the coding sequence ATGATACTATACGACCGTGAACGTGCCATTCAGCGGATGAACACGCTGGCTAAGGAAGATAAAGACTTTATCTTTATCATAAATTATAAAGCCGATGGTGCATACATAGAGGAGTCTACGGACATCAATCCACATGAATTGCTTTTTGCTTTCCCAAGTCTATCTAATATCCCTGAGTGCGAAAGCTACAGCAATGAGGCTGTGGAATGGCATACCGAACCACTCACAAGAGATGACTATGAACAGCGTATCAACCTTGTCAAGCAAAGAGAGCGTGAAGGCGACAGCTATTTAGCCAACTTGACATGCAAAATTCCTGTCCGTACAAATCTTTCCTTGCACGATATCTTCATGCGTTCAAAGGCGTTATACCGCTGTTGGATGAAAGAAAAGTTCGTTTGTTTCTCTCCAGAAATATTCGTTCGTATTAACAAAGAAGGACTTATTAGTTCCTTCCCAATGAAGGGAACGATTGATGCAACACGTCCTGAAGCCGAGAAGGAACTGATGGAAAATAAGAAAGAAGCAGCCGAACACGCTACCATCGTCGACCTTATCCGCAACGACTTGAGTATCATAGCAGAGCAAGTGCAAGTGAAACGCTATCGCTATGTTGACCATCTGACAACAAACAAGGGTGAAATCCTGCAGACAAGTTCGGAGATTACAGGACAGCTTCCCATGGACTATCGTGAGAATATCGGTACACTGCTTTTCCATTTGCTCCCTGCTGGCTCCATTACAGGTGCCCCTAAGCCTCGTACAATGGAGATAATTGATGAGGCTGAGGGCTACGAAAGAGACTTTTACACGGGTGTGATGGGCTGTTATAGTAAAGGACAATTAGACAGTGCGGTGATGATTCGCTTTATTGATCAGGATAAAGACGGACAGCTTCACTACAAGGCTGGGGGTGGAATTACGGCTCAAAGCAATAACGATGACGAATATAAAGAGGTGATAGAAAAGGTTTATGTGCCAATATATTGA